In Zingiber officinale cultivar Zhangliang chromosome 1A, Zo_v1.1, whole genome shotgun sequence, a genomic segment contains:
- the LOC122023606 gene encoding bZIP transcription factor 50-like, whose translation MALAGAVEPPLSPSAGLDLDYLDYLLQGFYCDDLFHRPDPATTAEGEKCVDSPSRESIASSDPVYCHLEVEEDDAASKGFYVDDFLSDLFDLGSRDAETPNPGAAIDGEGKDGDKEEEDEEPASKKLKSDSAMKSRVMKAVYLKDKKDLDTFAPKQESAVLFEESLPLGSLLCLVSIICSFLLPVLGDQNLKNTKGQGRGNCHEIVMNGGVKNTILGFGSGNFGRRCRGTRSRIKRFDLPHVV comes from the exons ATGGCACTTGCAGGCGCAGTAGAACCTCCCCTCTCACCCTCAGCCGGCCTCGATCTCGACTACCTTGACTATCTCCTCCAGGGTTTCTACTGCGACGACCTCTTTCACCGGCCCGACCCTGCCACCACAGCCGAGGGGGAGAAGTGCGTCGATTCGCCTTCACGCGAATCCATCGCCTCTTCTGATCCAGTCTATTGCCATCTGGAGGTGGAGGAAGACGATGCTGCCTCCAAGGGCTTCTATGTGGATGATTTCCTCTCTGATTTGTTCGATTTAGGGTCTCGTGATGCTGAGACTCCCAATCCGGGGGCAGCAATCGACGGTGAGGGAAAGGATGGCGATAAggaggaagaggatgaagaacCGGCCAGCAAGAAGCTGAAAAG TGATTCTGCCATGAAATCGCGGGTGATGAAGGCGGTGTACCTGAAGGATAAAAAAGACCTAGATACTTTCGCACCGAAGCAGGAGTCTGCAGTGCTCTTTGAGG AATCCCTGCCGCTGGGTTCCCTGCTTTGCCTCGTCAGTATCATTTGCTCGTTCCTTCTTCCAGTTCTGGGCGACCAGAACCTGAAGAACACAAAGGGTCAGGGAAGAGGCAACTGCCATGAAATTGTGATGAACGGAGGAGTGAAAAATACGATTTTGGGATTTGGGTCGGGTAATTTTGGGCGGAGGTGCAGAGGTACGAGGAGTAGGATTAAAAGGTTCGATCTTCCGCATGTCGTTTAG